CTCAAATTAAAAGTAATTGGACTAACTttcaaaaattgaaagaaaacaagtgAAGGGTTAAATTCCTCGAATTAAAAGTAATTGGACTGTAATGACAAAATTGAAAAGAATAGAGACTGAAATGACAAAAAAATAAGTTAAGGGTTAAATTCCTTGAATTGTagaggactaaatttcaaaaatttaaaactttccatTGCCGGGAATTGAACCCGGGTCTCCTGGGTGAAAGCCAGATATCCTAACCACTGGACGACAATGGATGTTTGCTTGAcgtataaattttgttttattaattcctTCAAGAAAAAGGATATTGGGATGGCCTTAATAATTGGATTTCCCGCACGTGCTTCTCAATTATAAATACTTGCAAAATACACACATCATTTGCTTTCTCCTTCTATTTCCAGCTACGACTGCAACAGAGCTTTTTGCTGCTATGGACAACTTGGTAATCTACTCTCTCCTTTTTTGtgttctttcttcttttctttgctcatCTTCTTTAGTGTCAATTTTTTTCCAAGAAACCAGACTATGTACCTGCTAATTTATTTCACTCAATTGTTGAACATGGAATCATGTGAAAACTCATTGTTGTAAAACTTTTTTTTAGTTTTCATGGGGCACCTTTTCTTGGAAAAATTCTACTTTAATGGGAAAATCTTGATTCTTGGAAAATGTTTTCTTTATTATCATATATCTGTTTCGATTATATTTCATTGCAGGCTATAAGAGTGAGTTGCAGAATGGAACATGAGCCATTGCATCCACCTATATCTCAAAAGATACACTGGCAACTTGACCTCTCTTTCAGGCATTTTAACTACACTACTCCATTAATCGAAAACATTCGTGGCAATGATGCCTCATCTGTTGTAAAGCCTATGCCGGCAGCTTTTGTAGGAGCACCGATGGAGAGCAGTAAAGCTTCTTTTATAACAAAAATGGTTCTACTTGATGCTGCGAAGGCAGCAGTTGCCCCATTTGAGCGAGTGAAGCTCTTGATGCAAAACCAGAACGATATAATCAAGTCGGGTCGGCTGCCTAAACCATATAATGGAATATTTCATTGCTTTGCTACAACTATCAGACATGAAGGCATCTTTTCACTTTGGAGAGGCTACCCTGTAATGGCCATTGGAGATGTTTTTTCTAAGGTAAACTCCCACCCAGCTGAAATTTATTAATCCCTGTTTAACAGCAATGCTAAACTAACCCTTTATGTATACTACAGGTAATACGTTACAACATCTTCGAATATGCCAGGACTCGTGAAGACATCCACTGGACTTCGATGCGAGTGCTAGAGTTAAATTGTCTTGCTTTATTTCCAACTCAATTGCTTGTTCAACCATTTTTATATGCCGCAACACGCATGGCGACCGATGTGAAGATTACCGATAACTCCGGGCAAAGACAGTTTAATGGTATAATCGATGCCTATAGGAAAACCCTGAAATCATATGGCATTGTTGGTCTGTATGTTGGAGTTTCAACACACTTTAACTGGGTAAAGTAAGAATTTCAAACAGAGCACCGGCAGCAACGTATTATACCCGGATAACATATGAAGGAAAAATGCTTGGAGTTCAAGCTTTTAGCTACTGTCAAGAATGGAGAacagaacttagaatttttagaagGCAAAGAAAAAATGGAGTATATGGAAGAAAATCTGATGATTTCATTCATTTGAAATATTGGCTtaaagccattacatataccagtCATTGGCTGGTCAAAAGATCAacaaattcatcaattaaacactACCTAACTCCACTTATTACATTGGAACTTACAAAACTAAACTTGTACACTTAAGTAAAGTTGGTCATCAGCTCCTACATCATCAAACTACATCAAATGTAGGCTTAAACTAAGTTCAAAACGAACTAGAACACATTGCATAGACTTGGTTACAAAAGAACCAAAACAAATGATTCGATTACATGTACTTTACCCGGTAACTTATGTGTATGAATTCTTGCACATATTTTACAGGTAACTTATGTGTATTTGTTCTTGTGTGCTTGAATCTGCATGGGCTACATATCCACATTTGTTCTTTGCGTGTTGCATGGCTCAAGGCCGCTTCATGACATGTTGAAATTCACATGTCGCATGCAGCCGCTtccaacactcctccttggcttgCATGCTGCAAACTCTTGTTCATTAAGCATTCTCTAATgattttattcactaaatcatttttCTCATCTCCTTTTGCTTCCAAATCTCTTTGAAGGTCCTCAACCATTTGCTTCAACTTTGATTTTTGATTCTCCATTTCATTCAGTTTTTCAGATGACTTTTGTTTCTTTCTCTCAAACTGCAATTCCAGTTTTGCTTTCTGGATATGAAGAGATTCCAGCTACTGCTGCAATGTGTTTGCCTCATCTATTAACCTCTGTACTTGATTTGATGCTTCATCACCTTCAAATGCAAAATTTTCTTTCAACAGAGCCTTCTCAGCTTGCAAAGTCTCCTTCTCTGATAGTAGATTAATTTCCTGAGCAGTCAAGTTCTTCATACCAGACAATGATTCACTGTTATCATCCTCAAGTTTCTTCGTGAGAATAaaaatttctttttctctcttttctaacattattttgagttctgaaaTACGGGATTGGAGTCTTATATTTTGTTCTCCCAGTTTTTCTGCTTCACTTGCTTTGTTCTCTAACTGCTCCGCCATATCTCTGTTAATTGCTTGCAATGATTTCAACTCAAGTTCCAAGCTAGTTACATGTGCTTCTAATTCTTTTATCTGAGCAGATGTTTGGTTCCTATGCATATCATGCACCTCTTTGAGTGTCAAAAATTTCCTTTCTTTCTCAACTGAATTAGTGAAATTTTCAACCGAATCTTCTTTGGTTAGCTGAGCCACTAACATGTAGTTGGCATGGCTAAGCCTCTTGTGACACAACTTGGATTCAACTACAGCAGCTGTGTAGGCACTATCTGGACTCTTATTCCAGTCCATAAAAAAACTTTTTTCATCATAGCTCTTGTCATGAGCTTGGATCCACTAGGATCACTAATCGTGCATTCTTTGCCTTTGAATACAACCGAATAGCCCTTCTCAAGCGGTTGAGCAATGCTAAgcaaatttctatcaatttcgTGCACTAACAAGACATTTTTAACAAGTTTGGTACACAGGAGTACTTATCAAGACATCTCCTTTGCCTTCAACTTTGATAAAGTGTCCATTTCCGACCTTCACATTTGTTTTGAAGCTTCATCAATTGACTTAAAATGCTAGCATCGGGGTCATGTGATTTGTGCAACCACCGTCTATCAACCATCCATCTCAGTAGCTTTTCCTTTAACAATTTGAACAAGAAACGCAAAAACTTGTTCTTCTTAGTCATTGTCTTCTTCTACTACTTGAGCTTCACTCTTGGTCTTGGGTTGGTTGTATCTTGGTCCGCCTTTGTTTTTGCAAACCCTTTCTACATGACCCATCTTCTTGCAAAATCTGCACTGCACATCAGGCCTGAACCAACATACTTTACCCGGGTGACTTGCCCTTCTGCAGTGTGGATAGGGTGGATATCTTCCTGCACCATCTGCTTTAGGCTCGTTTGACCAGGTATTCTTGCCTTCGTAGGCAGAGGTGCTCGAGGCAGACTTGGCTTTGGCTTGAAAGGCACCTTCTTGGTGCTCCTCCTGTCTGCTGGCTCTCCTTTGCTCTTGTGCATACAGAGCATTGATCAGCTCTGTTAAAGTGATACTGGTTAAGTCTCTTGAGTCCTCTAAGGAGGATATTTTTGCTTCATACCTTTCTGGTAAGGTAGAGAGCACTTTCTCCACAATCCTTGCCTCATTAAAATGCTCACCAATGAGCCTTATGCTGTTTACTACAGCCATAATTCTGTCTGAATACTTCTTGACAGTTTCCCCTTCCTTCATCTTTAAGTTCTCGAACTCCCTTCTCAGGTTCAACAACTGCTGCTGTCTTGTCCTCTCAGTACCTTGGAACTCCTCCTTAAGCTTGTCCCAAGCCTGCTTTGGAGTCTCACAAGCCATGATCCTGGTGAAAATAACATCAGAAACACAGTTCTGAATGCATGACATAGCCTTGTGCTTTTTACTTTTTTCTTCAGAGTACTGCTTCATTTGAGCCACTGTTGGATTTGCTCTCAATGGTTCTGGTTCAACATCTGAGTTAACTACCTCCCATAGATCAAATGCCTGGAGGTAGGTTCTCATCTTGACTACCCAAATGTGATATCCTTCTCCATTGAAAACTGGAGGTGCAGCTGGTGAGAAGCCTGATGAAGCCATCGTTTTTTTTAAAGTTTGCTAGAACAGGTCCCTTAAGAATGCagctctagataccaattgttggagtTTCAACACACTTTAACCGGGTAAAGTAAGAATTTCAAACAGAGCACCGGCAGCAACGTATTATACCCGGAtaaaatatgaaggaaaaatGCTTGGAGTTCAAGCTTTTAGCTACTGTCAAGAATGGAGAacagaacttagaatttttagaagGCAAAGAAAAAATGGAGTATATGGAAGAAAATCTGATGATTTCATTCATTTGAAATATTGGCTtaaagccattacatataccagtCATTGGCTGGTCAAAAGATCAACAAATTCATCACCTAAACACTACCTAACTCCACTTATTACATTGGAACTTACAAAACTAAACTTGTACACTTAAGTAAAGTTGGTCATCAGCTCCTACATCATCAAACTACATCAAATGTAGGCTTAAACTAAGTTCAAAACGAACTAGAACACATTTCATAGACTTGGTTACAAAAGAACCAAAACAAACAGATTCAGTTACACGTACTTTACCCGGGTAACTTATGTGTATGAATTCTTGCACATACTTTACCTGGGTAACTTATATGTATTTGTTCTTGCGTGCTTGAATCTGCATGGGCTACATATCCACCTTTGTTGCTGCATGTGTTGCATGGCTCGGGCTGCTTCATGACATGTTGGAAATTCACATGTTGCATGCAGGCCAGTTTCCAACACTGTACCGTTCATTTAATATCACACTTGTCGAACTTGTTATGTTGGGAGCACTATCTACAGGTTTAAGCCCTTGGAAACAGTATTATTCCTACATTTTGCAGGTAAGAACATTTAGTGAGgctttttcttttattcaatgtAAATGATAAGGTTTCGGTTTTTTGGCAGAACGATTATTTGTCGAGGGTTATGGTGGAATTCGGGTTTGATACTTGTGGAAACATGGCTACTTACTCAATGGATACAGTGAGTAGAAGGATGATGATGACCTGGGGAGGTGTTAAGTACAAGAGTACACTGCATGCAATTGCACAAATTTGGAAAACTGAGGGTGTGAAGACATTTTACAATGGTGCAGGGGCTGAAATCCTCTCATGTGCTGCTTATATAGGTACTGtaatgttagtgatttatgtagCTGATGTTATTAGAGCTGCAATGGAGAAGGGCAGCGATGACGGTAGATCTGCTCTCGGTTTTACCGCTAGATGGAAGGATCCTCGAGGTAAATGACAATGCGGTGATGTAAGTAATCACTTCATTCATGGAACCATGGTGGATACATATCATCATCTTAAGCTTCCATTAATGCATTCCAAGTTCAGTTGTGTAAATATATTCGTTGTAGGGATACTTTAGTTACTTCCATGAAAAGAAATCTCAAAAGTTGCAAGTTCTAATAACAAGGGAGACACCGGTCCTCAACTCAAACATTGTGGAATCAAATGATTATTTCAATTCAACAGTTTCTCAGCTTCGTGTTTAACCGAAAACAACAATGAAAGAAATTGTCTCTCAGCACCGAAAAGATTGAATGAATGGAGGGTTAAGATGTTATCCACCACTGCCGTCACTGCCGGGGACTCTACCA
The Gossypium arboreum isolate Shixiya-1 chromosome 10, ASM2569848v2, whole genome shotgun sequence genome window above contains:
- the LOC108488039 gene encoding ADP,ATP carrier protein, mitochondrial-like; the protein is MEHEPLHPPISQKIHWQLDLSFRHFNYTTPLIENIRGNDASSVVKPMPAAFVGAPMESSKASFITKMVLLDAAKAAVAPFERVKLLMQNQNDIIKSGRLPKPYNGIFHCFATTIRHEGIFSLWRGYPVMAIGDVFSKVIRYNIFEYARTREDIHWTSMRVLELNCLALFPTQLLVQPFLYAATRMATDVKITDNSGQRQFNGIIDAYRKTLKSYGIVGLYVGVSTHFNWVK
- the LOC128281797 gene encoding uncharacterized protein LOC128281797; translation: MASSGFSPAAPPVFNGEGYHIWVVKMRTYLQAFDLWEVVNSDVEPEPLRANPTVAQMKQYSEEKSKKHKAMSCIQNCVSDVIFTRIMACETPKQAWDKLKEEFQGTERTRQQQLLNLRREFENLKMKEGETVKKYSDRIMAVVNSIRLIGEHFNEARIVEKVLSTLPERYEAKISSLEDSRDLTSITLTELINALYAQEQRRASRQEEHQEGAFQAKAKSASSTSAYEGKNTWSNEPKADGAGRYPPYPHCRRASHPGKVCWFRPDVQCRFCKKMGHVERVCKNKGGPRYNQPKTKSEAQVVEEDND